Genomic DNA from Modestobacter versicolor:
GCGGCAGCACGGGCGCGAGGTCGGCGGGTGTCCAGCGGTCAGGCCCCGTCCTCCGCGGTCTTCGCCCGTGCCCGGCGCTTGCCCTCGTGCATGGCCTGCACCCGGGCGATCGGGATGGTGTGGCCCTCCGCGACCAGGTCGGCCGGCAGCTCCTGCGGCTCGGGCAGCGCCGCCGCCCACGGGTCGCCGTCGGCGAACCGACCGGCCGCGGTGCGCACCGTGACGTCCCCCGGCCGCACGCCGTCCAGCTCCGCCCAGTCGACCGGCGCCGAGACCGGCAGTCCGGGCCGCACCCGGGGGCTGTAGGCGGCGGCGATCGTGCCCCGGCCGGACCGGGTGGAGTCGACGAACACCCGCATCCCCCGCTCGGCGACCACGTACGCGGTGGTGGCCACCTCGGGGTCCAGCTGCTCGGTGCGCGCGGCCAGCGCCCGGGTGGCGGCTGCGACGTCCTCGGCCGACGAGCCGTGCACCGGGACGACGACGTGCAGCCCGCTCGACCCGCTGGTCTTCACCGCCGCGGTCAGGCCGGCGTCGGCCAGCGCCCGGCGGCACAGCAGCGCGGTGCGCACCACCAGCTCGAAGTCGGCGCCGTCCGGCGGGTCGAGGTCCAGCACCAGCCCGGTCGGTTCCTCCTCCCCCACCCGGCTGAAGGGCACGTGGAACTCGACCGCGCGCTGGTTGGCCAGCCACAGCAGCGTGCGCCGGTCGTCGACCAGCACCTGGTGCACCTCGCGCCGGGCGCGGTCGGACCAGGTCGGCACGGTGCGCACCCAGTCCGGCGCCCCCTTGGGCACGTCGCGCTGGATGAACGGCTCGGCGCCGGGCCGGACTCGTTTCACGGTCAGCGGCCGCTCGGCCAGCAGCGGCACCAGCCGGTCGGCGAAGGCGTCGAGGTGGTCGACCAGGTCGCGCTTGGTCACCTCGAGCCCGTCGCCCAGCGGTGAGTCCAGGCTGCTCAGCCGGACGCCGTCCCGTTCCTCGTACTCGGTGGCCACCGCGTCACCGTGCCTGCTCGGCACCCGGGCGGCAACCTCCTCACACCTCGTGGACCGCCGCGTGCCGGGCGAGCTCGCTGGCCGGGAACACGCTGCGGGCGGCGGCCAGCTGCGCGTCGGCGTCCACCCAGGACGGCACGTGCGTGATCAGCAGCCGCCCGACCCCGGCGGCGGCCGCGTGCTCCCCGGCCTGCCGGCCGGTCAGGTGGAGCCCCGGCGGCAGGTCCGGGCCCTCGGCGTAGGCAGCCTCGGCGAGCAGCACGTCGGCCCCGCGGGCGAGCTCGACGACCGCCGGGCTCGGGCCGGTGTCACCGGTGTAGACCAGCGACCGGCCGCCGGCGGTCAGCCGCACGGCGTAGCACTCCACCGGGTGGGCGGTGCGGGCCGTGGTGACCTGGAAGGGGCCGAGCGTCCAGCTGCCCGGACCGATCGGGGTCACGTCGAAGACGTCGTCGATCGGCCCGCCGTCGGGGTCGTAGGCGGCCGCCAGCC
This window encodes:
- a CDS encoding DNA polymerase domain-containing protein — its product is MATEYEERDGVRLSSLDSPLGDGLEVTKRDLVDHLDAFADRLVPLLAERPLTVKRVRPGAEPFIQRDVPKGAPDWVRTVPTWSDRARREVHQVLVDDRRTLLWLANQRAVEFHVPFSRVGEEEPTGLVLDLDPPDGADFELVVRTALLCRRALADAGLTAAVKTSGSSGLHVVVPVHGSSAEDVAAATRALAARTEQLDPEVATTAYVVAERGMRVFVDSTRSGRGTIAAAYSPRVRPGLPVSAPVDWAELDGVRPGDVTVRTAAGRFADGDPWAAALPEPQELPADLVAEGHTIPIARVQAMHEGKRRARAKTAEDGA
- a CDS encoding MBL fold metallo-hydrolase, translated to MKLTIVGCSGSAPGPLSPASCYLVQHDEFSLLLDLGNGSFGALQALVDPGEVDAVYLSHLHADHCLDAAPFVVWHRYSGRSDGRTVPLYAPVGADRRLAAAYDPDGGPIDDVFDVTPIGPGSWTLGPFQVTTARTAHPVECYAVRLTAGGRSLVYTGDTGPSPAVVELARGADVLLAEAAYAEGPDLPPGLHLTGRQAGEHAAAAGVGRLLITHVPSWVDADAQLAAARSVFPASELARHAAVHEV